The genomic DNA CCCTTACTCTCAAATGATGAAAGAATTCTAAAAAGAGTAATTCTATCAATAGGCTTAATATACGATCTAATAGTCTTAAGATTAATAGGTTTATCAAATTTTAAAAAACACTTTAAAACTCTTTTACGTGTTTTAGTAACACTTAATCCATGATTTTTGATTATATTTTCGAACTCTAATCGCAACATTGTTGCAAATTTATATAATTTCTATATCTTTACAAGCAATAATAAAATTATTTTTGTAAAATAAATACTAACAATAGTGAGTTCATTATCAATATTATATAAACCTGACACTATAGGTTCTTTAGCAAGCACATTGTGTTTAGTACATTGTCTTGCAACTCCTTTTATTTTTATCACACAAGCATGTACCATATCATGCTGTGCAGACACCCCAATATGGTGGCAATCAATTGATTATATATTTATTGTAATTTCATTTTTTGCTATTTTGGGTGCTACAAAAACGTCAACAAATAAAATAATTAGTCGATTATTATGGATAACCTGGTTTATATTTTTTGCTTTAATACTAAATAAAAGTCTTGGACTAGTCTATTTAGACAAAAATTTTGGATACTCTGCAGGAATTATACTTGCTTGTTTGCATATATATAATCTAAGATATTGTCAATGCAAATCAGATAATTGTTGTGCTAACAATAAAAATTTAAAAAAAACTATCCTGAATTGATTACAGTAATACAGAAACCGTAATTTCATTTTTTCTATTTAAAAGTTGATATGGAGCATTATAAATCAACACTTCAAAATCACTTTTATGTTCAATACTATTTTCATTTAAAATCAATTGTAACTTCTTAATATATTTTTGTTCCTTGACTGCATTTGAAAAACCTGAGTATGTAATACATGCTTTTACCAAACCAGGTTCCTCATAAATATTAAGTTCATCACTATTTGCTTTAGGGAGGTTGTCAATAGAGTAATTAGAAGGCATAATAAAAGCCATCTCATATTTATTATAAGTTTTCATTACAACAGGCGATGTCATTGAAATATTTTCGTTCTTTGAATTATTGCCAAAAATAAAATTTGCAACCTTACGAAATGAGTTGGACCTATCAACCTCGTTTTTTGGAATATACGAAACATACAGCAACTTATTATATTGTCTTATTTCTATCTCACCAATGACTTTTATAACATGATAATGGGTGTCGTTTGAATTATTTTCTAAAGCCAGTGTTGATAAAAGAATAAATATGGTTGTAAGTAAAATCATAAATAGCAAATCTATTTAAAAATAGTAATTAAATCAATCAATTCACCTGATCTTGACACCTTAACAATAGTTGTATCTCCCTTTTGAAAAAGACTGAGAGCTTCCATGTAAGAAATCATATCATTAATATCTTTTTCACCCATTTTCACAACAATATCTCCTTTTATAATTCCCGCATTAAATGCGGTTTTATCTTTTGAAACACCATCAATTCTCATTCCTTCACCAGAAAACAAATAATCAGGCATAACTCCTAAAGTAACCGAAAATTTAAGGGTTTCATTGGATTCATTTTTTGTTTCCTGAAATTCAAATTTTTTAATTGATGAAGAATATTGAACCATTTGTTCAACAAAACACAAAATTTCATGAATTCCATTATAATTTATTTTATCACTATCATCAGAAGGTTTATGATAATCGGAATGCTGACCAGTAAAAAAATGAATAGATGGAATATTCTGATAATAAAATGAACTATGATCAGACGGTCCAACTCCAGACTCGGATAAAATTAAATTAAATTCACTATTATAATTTACTTTACTAAGTAATGAATCCCAATGTAAGCACGTACCAATTCCGTTAATTGCAAGATCTTTAGTACTATTTAATCGCCCAACCATATCAAAATTCATCATATAACGAACATTTTTCAAATCTATAGTAGGATTTTTACAAAAATAAGAAGAGCCATAAAGTCCCATTTCTTCTCCATCGAAAGCAATAAATAAATAATTATACATTTTATTTGAACTGTAAAGAAGCTTTATCAATGTCACACCTAAGGCTACTCCACTTGCATTATCATCTGCACCATTGTGAATTAAATGTTCATCTCCTGAATATAGAGATCCGAAATCACCATGACCTAAGTGATCATAATGAGCTCCTATAATTATAGTTTCCTTTTGTTTATTATCGATAAAACATAAAATATTTTCTGCATTTTTTTTAACATCATTATTTTTCATGTGTGGATTATTTGAAACAAAAAAATCAAATTTTTGAGAATAAATATCTACATTATCAGAGTCCTTAAAAAGACCCTTTAAATATTTTTTTATATATTTTGCTGATTTCTTGCCACCATATTCACCAGTTTTTCTACCCTCATATGAATCATCAGAAAGTTCATAAATCAACTCTTTCATTGTCATTAAATTAAAATCATCATTGCAATTTTGAGAAAAACTAAAATGAAAAAATAAAAGTGTTAATAGAAGTATATAGTGTTTCATTATTTTATTAATTTTGAACAATTCTAAATAGGCAAATATATGAAACATTACATCATAATTTTAATATCTATATTAATCTCTTGTAATCAAAAAAATCACATTGAAGAAAATAGATTAAAATACCCTAAAGAAGTACATTTAAAAAATATTCAACAGTTAACATTTGGTGGTGATAATGCTGAAGCATATTGGAGTTTTGACGATTCTAAATTAGTTTTTCAAGCAAAAAATAAAAAATGGGGTGCATTATGTGATCAGATTTATGTTACAGATATTAAAAACCACAACATGAAAGATAACATTCCACAGATAATTAGTACTGGAATGGGAAGAACAACGTGTTCATACTTTCTTCCTGGTGATACAACTATAATTTATGCATCAACACATCTTGCAGATTCATTATGTCCAGAAGAACCAAAAAGAAAAGATGGTAGATATGTTTGGCCTATTTATAATTCCTTTGACATATTCATTAGTGACTTAACAGGCAATATTACTAATCAACTTACTAATGAGCCAGGTTATGATGCAGAAGCAACTGTTTCTCCGAAGGGCGATAAAATCGTTTTCACATCAATAAGGTCTGGAGATCTTGAATTATATATATGTGATATTGACGGAAAAAACCTAATACAAGTAACTAATGATTTAGGTTATAACGGAGGAGCTTTCTTTTCAAATGATGGTAAAAAGTTAGTTTTTCGAGCTTCTAGACCAAAATCAAAAAATGAAGTTTCAGAATATAAAAAGCTGTTAAAAGAAGGATTAGTTATACCAACTGAAATGGAAATATTCACATGTAATATAGATGGTACTGAATTAAAACAAATTACAGATTTAGGAAAAGCTAACTGGGCACCATTTTTTCACCCATCAGATGAAAAAATTATTTTTTGCTCAAACCACAAGTCAGAGAGAGGATTTCCCTTTAACTTATACATGATTGATACTGATGGAAAAAATTTAAAACAAATAACATTTGATACACAATTTGACTCCTTCCCTATGTTTTCTAATGATGGTAAAAAATTAGTGTTTTCATCAAATAGAAATAACAATGGAACTAGAAACACCAATTTATTTATAGCTGATTGGGTTGATTAAGTTATGAGTTTAAATCGTTTATTTATTTGATTAAAAAATAGTACAATTATCTTAATCTACAATTAACTTGGGATCAGAACCATATTTATTTTCTCCCTCGTCACCAGGTGTAAGTGCTAAAATCAAGTTGTAAATGGGAATTAAACAAAACCAACCACTTTTACCAACATCATGTATTCTTCTTATAATTACAGCAATAGATGGAATAAATACAAGAAGACTGTAAATACTACTTAAATAACCTAAACCCAAAAAACCATCTAAAAATCCAAAAAGAAAAGAAATAATCATATTAAACAAAACAAACATCCAATATTCTTTTCTTCTTGCTCTACCATTAAATACTGCATAATTTTGTAAAACCTTTAAGTACCAATTCATAAAAAAAAATTTAGTTATTGAATTTTTAAATTAAACATATTTTCTATTCCTTACAAGAATGCTTATTCTTTAAATTATATCATTTTATAATAATTTTATGTTCTACACTACCATCATCATAAATAGATTGTGAATTAAATATAATTTGAGAAGATGATAAAAAAGGAATTAAAAAGAAAACAAATATATTTTTCATACAATGATTATTTTAATGGAACTTCAAATTACTATTAAAAAATTAAAACTACTTTGATTGAAAACTTATTTTGCAATAAACAGGAAGGTGATCAGAAAAACCACCGTACCAATTATTGCCACCAAAAGATCTACTAGGAAAAACTTTACCCTTTTCATTTGTATACATCATAAAATCATTTTCAAATGCGCCTACAGTTATTGAGGATATACTAGAATCAAAGAGGTCTTTAGATATAATAACTTGATCTAACCAATTCCAATTACCACGATAATTATATGAACCTCTACCAGAAACTATATTCGTAGACATTAGGTTAATAAAATCGTCCTTAACTAAAAAATCTGATAAACTTTCATTAGAAGGATAATCATTAAAATCTCCAATAATAATATTGTGTTCATTTTTTGAAGTATGAACTTCAATATATTCACGAAGAAGTTGTGCTACAAATACTCTTTTATGATTTGTTTCTTTTTGCCCTCCCCATCTAGATGGCCAGTGATTTACAAAAAAATTAATTACTTTGCCAGACTTAGAAGCTAATTTAGCATAAACAATATCTCTAGTTGACCTATTTGATTCTGGATTGTCAACAAAAATAAAATCATTTTCTAATATTTTAAATTTATTATTAAATAATAATGCACAATCTATTCCACGATCATCAGGACTATCTCTATGAAGTATAGTATATTTATGATTAAGAAAGAGATCTGTTTTTAACAGATCCTCAATTACACTTTGATTTTCTACTTCAGATAAACCAATAACATCGGGTAAAATATTATTATTATCTTCAGAAATAGAGCGAAAAACTTTTTCAAGCTGATTTAATTTGTAATAATACTTTTCAGTATTCCATTTTTTTTTACTTTGTGGAAGAAATTCATTGTCATTTGTGTCAAGAGACTTAATTGTGTCAAAAAGATTCTCAACATTATAAAAAACAGTATAAATACTCTCATTTTCATACAATTTTTTATCACTTTGACATACAACTAATAATGGAAATAATAATAATATTAAATTTTTCATATATAAAAATTCACTTCTTAAATATACACCTTATATATAAAACAATAGAATCCATTCAATAGTAAATTTGTATAATTTTTATAGAAATAATTATCAGACTATTTAAAAAAATAAGATTACCAATCAACACCTTGAAGTCTATTAATTAAATTATATCTAATATTTACCCAAAATAAATTAAAATCTGCATTATGATATGAGTTACGTTGAAATCTTTTGAAAAAAATATTTTTTGGTAACTTAACCCAAACTAAACCTCTTTCATTACGAACTGATAAACTTTTTTTAAAAAAAATTTTCTTATTTGGAAATAAAATTCCTAAATGATGTTTTTTACTGCTCCATAAAAATTTACTATTAAAATCAATGGGATTAACTGACACGTAGTTTTCTCCGTAGTCCCAATCATCTGGATAATAAAAATTATTAAAAGAGCGCCAATTGAGAAAACAGTTTAACTGACTAGGCTCACTACATAAATCTATCGACATTTCATTAGTCGAAATATCCATTCCAATTAAATAACTTAATAGAAGTCTATTCAATAAAACTTTATCAGGAAAAATATATTCATTAATAAGTTTTTTGGCATGATTTGTCCCTTGGCTGTGAGATGCAATAATAAATTTTTCTGTTTTTATATTACTTAAAAAATATTTAAAGGCTGACAATACATCATTATAGGCAAAATTAAATGCATTAATACCATTAATTGTATCTGTGTATGAATAAATATGCATTTCTCTATAATGAGGGGCATATAAATATGATAATCCAGCAAAAATAGATGCCTGATTTTCTAAGCATAAATTTATAAGACGATTATTGTAAAAATGAGTTGTGTCCGCATTCCAATTTTCAGAAGAAAATAAAGATGTAGGATGAATATAAAAAACTGAAATAGGAAAAGACTCTTCGTTTTTTGACTTAAAATTTTTAGGTATCAATTCATGAAAATCATCAGTATCATGTCTAAACGCCCAGTTACTATCTTCATTATAATTTAATTCTGTCTGTATATTAAATTCAAAATTTTTATTTGGCACAATACTGTCAGAAGAATAGTTAAGATTCTTTTGAAGAGAACATGAGAAATTTAGTATAAGAAAACAGAAAAATATTTTTTTCATTTTTTAAGAAAATATAACTTTAAACCTAAAGTTAAAAAAACTATATTTACAAACTAACATTACAATTAAAATATGAAAAAAGTATTATTTTCAACAGTCATTCTTTTATTATTTGCTTGTCAAAATTCAGTAAAGAAAATTGATATAAATCCTGATATAAACCCATTCTTTCAAGAATGGAACACACCATTTGGAGTTCCGCCATTCAAATATATTAATGATGAACATTATATGCCAGCATTTGAAAAAGGAATGGAGCAAAACCTTAAAGAGATAGAGATAATTTTAAATAATACAGAAGAACCAACATTTAGTAATACAATTGAAGAATTAGAAAGAACTGGCAAATTACTATCAAAAGTACAGCGAACTTTCTTTAACTTAGTTGGCTCTAATACTAGTCCAAAACTTCAAGAATTACAACGTACATTAAGTCCAATACTATCTTCACATTATGATAAAATTGTATTAAACAATAATTTNTTTCTTCGCATTGAAAAGTTATGGCAAAATAAAGAAAACTTAAATTTAACCAACGAACAATTNAAGTTATTAAATGATACACGAAAACAATTTGTACGTAGTGGCTCACTTTTAAACGACGAAGAAAAGGAAAAGATTACNGAAATTAACTCTAAAGTATCTGCCCTAACAACNTTNTTTGGTCAAAACTTACTCGCTGAAACTAATGGTTTTGAACTTATTTTATCAAAGTCTGATTTAGATGGTTTATCAGAAGATGTAATTAAAGCAGCATCGGAAACTGCAATTCAAAAAATGAATAATGCAAAAACTGAAGAAGACAAAGAGAAATATAAAGAGAAATATGTTTTTACTCCACATCGAACTAGTATGTATCCATTCCTAACTGAGTCTAATCGTCGCGACTTAAGNGAAAAATTATATAACTCTTATATAATGCGTGGCGATAATAATAATAANACTGATAATAAAAATATTACAGCAGAAATTGCAAAATTACGTGCAGAAAAAGCCAGTCTTATGGGCTACAAGACTCATGCTCACTTTGTCCTTGAGGAAAGAATGCTTAAAAATCCTGAAGAAGTTTATGACTTGTTAATTCAACTATGGAAACCTGCATTAAATAGAGCAAAATTAGAAGTTGCTGACATGCAAAAAGTAGCAGAATCGGAAGGTCATAATTTTAAAATAGCAGCTTGGGACTGGTGGCAATACTCAGAAAAAGTTCGAAAAGAAAAATATGACTTAGATGAATCTGCNATAAAACCATACTTNTCACTTGANAATGCATTAAATGGNGTTTTTACTACTACTAATAAGCTTTGGGGAATAACTTTTACCGAGATTTTTGATATTGACTT from Flavobacteriales bacterium TMED191 includes the following:
- a CDS encoding DUF805 domain-containing protein; the protein is MNWYLKVLQNYAVFNGRARRKEYWMFVLFNMIISFLFGFLDGFLGLGYLSSIYSLLVFIPSIAVIIRRIHDVGKSGWFCLIPIYNLILALTPGDEGENKYGSDPKLIVD
- a CDS encoding M28 family peptidase codes for the protein MKHYILLLTLLFFHFSFSQNCNDDFNLMTMKELIYELSDDSYEGRKTGEYGGKKSAKYIKKYLKGLFKDSDNVDIYSQKFDFFVSNNPHMKNNDVKKNAENILCFIDNKQKETIIIGAHYDHLGHGDFGSLYSGDEHLIHNGADDNASGVALGVTLIKLLYSSNKMYNYLFIAFDGEEMGLYGSSYFCKNPTIDLKNVRYMMNFDMVGRLNSTKDLAINGIGTCLHWDSLLSKVNYNSEFNLILSESGVGPSDHSSFYYQNIPSIHFFTGQHSDYHKPSDDSDKINYNGIHEILCFVEQMVQYSSSIKKFEFQETKNESNETLKFSVTLGVMPDYLFSGEGMRIDGVSKDKTAFNAGIIKGDIVVKMGEKDINDMISYMEALSLFQKGDTTIVKVSRSGELIDLITIFK
- a CDS encoding MerC domain-containing protein; its protein translation is MLYKPDTIGSLASTLCLVHCLATPFIFITQACTISCCADTPIWWQSIDYIFIVISFFAILGATKTSTNKIISRLLWITWFIFFALILNKSLGLVYLDKNFGYSAGIILACLHIYNLRYCQCKSDNCCANNKNLKKTILN
- a CDS encoding DUF3089 domain-containing protein; protein product: MKKIFFCFLILNFSCSLQKNLNYSSDSIVPNKNFEFNIQTELNYNEDSNWAFRHDTDDFHELIPKNFKSKNEESFPISVFYIHPTSLFSSENWNADTTHFYNNRLINLCLENQASIFAGLSYLYAPHYREMHIYSYTDTINGINAFNFAYNDVLSAFKYFLSNIKTEKFIIASHSQGTNHAKKLINEYIFPDKVLLNRLLLSYLIGMDISTNEMSIDLCSEPSQLNCFLNWRSFNNFYYPDDWDYGENYVSVNPIDFNSKFLWSSKKHHLGILFPNKKIFFKKSLSVRNERGLVWVKLPKNIFFKRFQRNSYHNADFNLFWVNIRYNLINRLQGVDW
- a CDS encoding heme-binding protein is translated as MILLTTIFILLSTLALENNSNDTHYHVIKVIGEIEIRQYNKLLYVSYIPKNEVDRSNSFRKVANFIFGNNSKNENISMTSPVVMKTYNKYEMAFIMPSNYSIDNLPKANSDELNIYEEPGLVKACITYSGFSNAVKEQKYIKKLQLILNENSIEHKSDFEVLIYNAPYQLLNRKNEITVSVLL
- a CDS encoding M3 family peptidase, giving the protein MKKVLFSTVILLLFACQNSVKKIDINPDINPFFQEWNTPFGVPPFKYINDEHYMPAFEKGMEQNLKEIEIILNNTEEPTFSNTIEELERTGKLLSKVQRTFFNLVGSNTSPKLQELQRTLSPILSSHYDKIVLNNNXFLRIEKLWQNKENLNLTNEQXKLLNDTRKQFVRSGSLLNDEEKEKITEINSKVSALTTXFGQNLLAETNGFELILSKSDLDGLSEDVIKAASETAIQKMNNAKTEEDKEKYKEKYVFTPHRTSMYPFLTESNRRDLXEKLYNSYIMRGDNNNXTDNKNITAEIAKLRAEKASLMGYKTHAHFVLEERMLKNPEEVYDLLIQLWKPALNRAKLEVADMQKVAESEGHNFKIAAWDWWQYSEKVRKEKYDLDESAIKPYXSLXNALNGVFTTTNKLWGITFTEIFDIDLYHPDARIWEVNDKDGSHLGIFIGDFFTRSNKRGGAWMSXFKGQSNLDKRERPIVVNVCNFPVPVGDNPSLLSFDNLITLFHEFGHAMHGILTDVTYGSMAGTSGPRDFTEFPAQILEHWASEPXILKSYAKHYQTEETIPNDLIKKILXASKFNQGFINTEYLAASLLDMDWHTISSXEDLKETNIFEKNSLKKYGLIEEIXPRYRSTYFAHIFSGGYSSGYYSYVHSAVLDSDGFEAFKEXGNVFDPELAKRLREHVYEKGSTEEAMDLXVKFRGKKPVIEPLLKVRGLNSMN